One segment of uncultured Roseibium sp. DNA contains the following:
- a CDS encoding TRAP transporter small permease, which yields MRFLDALMSRLATVSAVLAGAVMLIMMLQVSLDVMLKHFFSMPIPTTLEMVSSYYMVALVFLPLGVVTRDHEHLEVELFTQGVSVRTLSWFKAFGCIVGIFYAGVMTYKGFSEALYKTQIREIWETATFNMEVWPSRWFYPFGTLLTACYLALHLANHLSIACTGRALIERHGDHLPENGLSAGDDGAIGVGLDARHGGRAAD from the coding sequence ATGCGTTTCCTTGATGCCCTTATGAGCCGGCTTGCGACGGTCAGTGCCGTGTTGGCCGGAGCCGTGATGCTCATCATGATGCTTCAGGTGTCATTGGACGTGATGCTCAAGCACTTCTTCAGCATGCCGATCCCGACCACGCTGGAGATGGTCTCGTCCTATTACATGGTCGCCTTGGTCTTCCTGCCCCTGGGTGTTGTCACACGGGATCACGAGCATCTGGAGGTCGAACTTTTCACCCAGGGCGTGTCGGTCCGCACGTTGTCCTGGTTCAAGGCATTCGGTTGCATCGTCGGCATCTTCTATGCCGGGGTAATGACATACAAAGGCTTCTCCGAGGCGCTCTACAAGACCCAAATTCGCGAGATCTGGGAAACCGCGACCTTCAACATGGAAGTCTGGCCATCCCGCTGGTTCTATCCCTTCGGAACATTGCTGACCGCCTGCTATCTGGCGCTGCATCTGGCGAACCATCTCAGTATCGCCTGCACCGGCAGAGCTTTGATCGAGCGGCACGGTGACCACCTTCCCGAAAATGGCCTTTCTGCGGGGGATGACGGCGCGATTGGTGTCGGTCTTGACGCTCGGCATGGCGGGCGCGCGGCCGATTGA
- a CDS encoding C4-dicarboxylate TRAP transporter substrate-binding protein → MFHHNRLSPALSIKRGLGTTLGAALLVTTTMAANALELTYGSSTSPQHPSIKYGAEPFAQRLSERTNGEVTYKIYTGGTIGSAKELLGNIRDEIVDSAVLVDIYTKADLPLSSLLSQMLILSDDPRVFAAAMNETQLLNCPKCVEERARSNLMAFGFISTGTYHLLCSQPVNSLEALKGKKIRGASRMGTMLQEMGATAVSISTGEMYEAMQRGQVDCIAGSANWLKAYNLSDHVKYIMTTPLGSYFGSDIINIAISRWEELTPDQKAAFIDLAPKTVADVVFAYGEENNAYLDGAAAPQVERMEMDDDFKAELQRQRGKEYGEVLSDAEARGIEGAAELIAAFQASVEKWRGIVAEIGDDKAAYENAMRNEIYSKLQY, encoded by the coding sequence ATGTTTCATCACAACAGGCTGTCACCGGCGCTGTCCATCAAGAGGGGGCTCGGCACGACACTTGGCGCGGCCCTGCTTGTCACGACGACCATGGCGGCGAACGCGCTTGAACTGACCTACGGGTCATCAACTTCGCCGCAGCATCCGTCCATAAAATATGGCGCAGAGCCTTTCGCGCAGCGCCTGTCGGAACGGACAAACGGAGAAGTCACCTACAAGATATACACCGGCGGCACCATCGGCAGTGCAAAGGAACTGCTCGGCAATATCCGCGATGAAATCGTCGACAGCGCCGTCCTGGTCGACATCTACACCAAGGCGGATCTGCCGCTGTCTTCGCTCCTGTCGCAAATGCTGATCCTGTCCGATGATCCGCGCGTGTTCGCGGCGGCCATGAACGAAACCCAATTGCTGAATTGTCCGAAGTGCGTGGAAGAACGGGCGCGCAGCAATCTGATGGCATTCGGCTTCATTTCGACCGGCACCTATCATCTGCTTTGTTCCCAACCGGTCAATTCGCTCGAGGCGCTGAAGGGCAAGAAAATCCGCGGCGCGTCGCGCATGGGAACAATGCTGCAGGAAATGGGAGCGACCGCCGTTTCCATCAGTACCGGCGAAATGTACGAAGCGATGCAACGTGGACAGGTCGACTGTATCGCGGGATCGGCCAACTGGTTGAAGGCCTACAATCTGTCCGACCACGTAAAGTACATTATGACGACGCCATTGGGATCCTACTTCGGCTCGGACATCATCAATATCGCGATATCGCGTTGGGAGGAGCTGACACCCGATCAAAAGGCGGCTTTCATCGACCTGGCTCCGAAAACCGTGGCCGACGTTGTTTTCGCCTATGGCGAGGAAAACAATGCCTATCTCGACGGTGCGGCGGCCCCGCAGGTAGAGCGCATGGAAATGGACGATGACTTCAAGGCCGAACTGCAACGTCAACGGGGCAAAGAGTACGGTGAGGTTCTGTCGGATGCGGAAGCGCGTGGCATCGAGGGAGCGGCAGAGCTTATTGCGGCGTTTCAGGCGTCAGTCGAGAAATGGCGCGGCATCGTCGCGGAAATCGGCGACGACAAGGCCGCCTACGAGAACGCCATGAGAAACGAAATCTACTCGAAACTGCAATACTGA